The DNA window GTAGCTCAGCTGGATAGAGTACCTGGCTACGAACCAGGCGGTCGGAGGTTCGAATCCTCCCATCCGCACCATCTATTTTAAATATAATTTTTTGTGCGGATGTAGCTCAGCTGGATAGAGTACCTGGCTACGAACCAGGCGGTCGGAGGTTCGAATCCTCCCATCCGCACCATTTATTATATTATTATGAATTGTTCCGATGTAAGTCTTTACATTGTCGATGTTTTTCATAATAATAGGGTTTGTGTGGAGAGGTGGCCGAGTGGCCGAAGGCGCTCCCCTGCTAAGGGAGTATGGGCTTTAAATCCCATCGAGGGTTCGAATCCCTCCCTCTCCGCCATTAAATAAAGAAACCGCTTAATTGCGGTTTTTTTATGCCTAAAATTTACTCACCCTCTCAATTCATACCTATTCTATTTTCTGAGACTCTAACCATTCTATCAGCAACTGATTGAATACTTCTGGTTGCTCTGTCATTACCCAGTGACGAGTATTAAGCGCGACGACTCTGTTACCTGGAATGGCCGCCATTTTTTGTTCCCAATTTTTAGAATGGAACATACCCGGTTTATTTTTTCCATAAACAAAAAGCAGTGGACAGGTGATGTCGATGGGTAAGTTTCCTAAAGGACGCCCTGTAAGTGTGTGACTCCATTTCCAGTAGTAGGAATAGGTCATCGCTGAGGTGATGGTCGTAGGATCTCCTGGTGCATTTAATGCCTTTGCCATCTTACGGGTCATCTTATCACCGATGGTGCCACCTATTTTCCAAGCTGCTGCGAGCCATATTTGATAGGCAAACATAAAGGCTTTAGCTTTGCTGGTGAGTACGTGCTCGGAAGAACCTGCATCGCCAATATCAATGCTAATAATTTTACTTACTTTGGACTTATTACGCATATAATATTGGTAACCGAAAAAGCTACCCCAGTCATGTATTAGTAAGGTAACAGGTTTTCCAGCCCCTACTTTATTAACAACGGCATCAATCGTCTCAATTATGTCTGCAAGATCATAATACTTACGTGGTTTATCGATAGCGTAACCAGGCAGTGTAAAACGCACACAGCGGTAAGAATCTTTTAATGTAGCAACCTGATCATCCCATATCCGGTAAGTATCCGGCCAACCATGGATCATCACAATAGTATCTTTTCCTGTACCTTCGATAAGCACGTCAATATCACCAATACTGAGTTTTTCTGTCATAGTCATTCCTTTAATAGCCGCAAAGTTATTCGTTGCAGTATTTTATCGGGTAAATAAAGTAGAGCTATTACTCTATTACCATTTTAACCTTTGATCTATGCTTCTTTATTTAGATTGCGAACTGGTTCCAATTTTATTATTTTTTTAAACGTTAAGATCATGCTTATTTGATGTAATAAGCATTTTTTAGCAGACTATCGACTTTGTGTATTAAATTGATTTGGTGATGAGGTTATCACTGTAAGCCGTTAAAGTTGGTTGCTATTGAGTTAAAAATATCATCAAACTAAGAAATGCGATGGTAGCCGTTGTACCACCAATAATATAGATAAAGCCTTTTTTACCTTGTTGTATGGTCCAGTTATTATATTGTAAGAATCCGAACCACAAGATGCTTAGTATTAAAGGTAATAGAAAAAATTTAAACATAAACTCCCCTACGTAGCGATTTATCACTGTTTATTGAATTATATAGTGGCTAAACTGTCCTACCACTTTTAATTATGCACTTAATATTTATAGAACGGTTAAATACTGCCAGTCGTATACCTATAAGTGCGTTAAGCATAACACTAGCATGCTTAGCTTTGATTATACGTCTAACTTCAATATATAGTGTGACTTAATTCTCTTAGTGATAACACTGTGGGTAAATGAAATTTAGAGGATTAGATGGGTCTTTGGTTATTATTTTTAAGTAGTTTTACATCTGCGACCATTTTACCTGGTAGTTCAGAAATATTATTAACCGCGATGTTAGTTGAAGGTTCGTGGTCACATTGGCAGCTTTTTATTATGGCGACCAGTGGCAATGTATTAGGGTCTATTCTTACCTTTTACATGGGGTATTTTATTTATGCGAAAAAGCCAATCGACTTTTCAGAAAATAAGCACTACCGCCGTGTACATGGCGTGATCCAACGATGGGGTTGGAGTAGTTTGCTATTTAGTTGGTTGCCTGTTTTCGGTGATGTTTTTTGTTTATTAGCAGGTTGGTTACGTTTAAATCCTGTTCTTTCTTTTATCGCTATTATGCTAGGTAAAGCAATTCGCTATGCAATTATTATCTGGTTTATGAGTTCTATTAGCTAATTATTTTATATTTAATTTTAAACTGACGAGGAATTTTTGATGCGTTTGAATTCTTTTTATGGTGCCGTTGTACTGAGTTCTTCAATGTTGTTACTTAGTGGGTGCTCATTACTGGATAAAGACCGTAATACCGCAGCACTGCCTAGTGGAATGACACTAGTTGAACAGCAAGAAAAAGTGCCTAGCAGCTTGCTAATACCCTATGAAAAATACCAGTTAAGCAATGGACTGACTGTTATCTTGCACGAAGACGATTCCGATCCGTTAACGTATATTGATATGACTTACCATGTTGGTTCTGCACGTGAAGAGCTCGGTAAATCAGGGTTTGCGCATTTCTTCGAGCATATGATGTTCCAAGGCAGTAAAAATGTTGGTGATCAGCAGCATTTTAAAATTGTTAATGAAGCTGGCGGTTCAATGAACGGCAGCACAAATCAAGATAGAACGAATTATTATCAAACAGTACCTGCAAATCAATTAGAAAAAATACTGTGGTTAGAAGCCGACCGTATGGGTTTTTTATTAGATGCAGTTGATCAACGTAAATTCGAGATCCAACGTGCAACCGTTAAAAACGAGCGTTCACAACGTGTAGATAATCGCCCTTACGGTTTACTTGGTGAACGAGTTGGTGAAGCTTTATATCCACGAAATCATCCTTATGCTTGGCAGCCAATTGGTTATATTGAAGATTTGGATCGCGTTGATGTGAACGATTTAAAACAATTCTTCTTACGTTGGTATGGCCCGAACAATGCGACGCTGACGATTGCCGGTAAATTTGATAAAGCAGAGACCTTGGCTTGGGTAAATCAGTATTTTGCGACAATCCCGAAAGGCCCTGAAGTAAAAGATATGCAACCTGTGCCTGTTAGCCTTGATAAAGATCGTTATATTACCTTAGAAGATAACGTGCCACAGCCGATGTTGTATATCAGTTATCCAACAGTATATATGGGGCATAAAGATGAAGCGCCACTCGACCTGTTTGCTTATGCCTTAGGGGGAGGAAAAAACTCACTTTTGTATAAGAATTTAGTGGAAACAGGTTATGCAACAAATGTGGCTGCTTACCACAGCTGCAGTGAACTAAGTTGTACATTTGATATCTATACGCAGCCTAACCCAGCCAAAGGGATGGAGCTAGCCCCGTTATTAGCGAATATTAATGCGTCGATAAAAGAATTAGCAGATAAAGGCATCG is part of the Moritella viscosa genome and encodes:
- a CDS encoding membrane protein translates to MGLWLLFLSSFTSATILPGSSEILLTAMLVEGSWSHWQLFIMATSGNVLGSILTFYMGYFIYAKKPIDFSENKHYRRVHGVIQRWGWSSLLFSWLPVFGDVFCLLAGWLRLNPVLSFIAIMLGKAIRYAIIIWFMSSIS